Proteins encoded together in one Epinephelus moara isolate mb chromosome 2, YSFRI_EMoa_1.0, whole genome shotgun sequence window:
- the LOC126408092 gene encoding arfaptin-2-like isoform X4, whose product MADSIMSKAATMEIPINSNGDTGNLPEDDSLEQDLQQVMVSGPNLNETSIVSGGYGGPAGGIIPTSTIKGSSNNNTGSSTEEVSRGVAVEKLDSVKKWGINTYKCTKQMFSERFGRGSRTVDLELEAQIDVLRETKSKYENILRLATALTTHFQSMVQTQQALGDTFTDLSQKSPELQDEFGYNAETQKLLCRNGEALLGAINFFVSSVNTLVNKTMEDTLLTIKQYENARLEFDAYRSDLEELSLGPRDAAAMVRIEMAQHDYQIHRDKYERLRSDVTIKLKFLEENKVKVMHKQLLLFHNAISAYFAGNQEQLEQTLIQFNVKLKPPGSDKPSWLEEQ is encoded by the exons ATGGCAGACAGTATCATGAGCAAGGCTGCTACCATGGAGATCCCCATTAACAGCAATGGAGATACAGGGAATCTGCCAGAGGATGACAGCCTAGAGCAG GATTTGCAGCAGGTGATGGTGTCTGGACCCAACCTGAATGAAACCAGCATTGTCTCAGGCGGTTATGGAGGACCTGCAGGGGGCATCATTCCTACCAGCACCATCAAAG GGTCATCAAACAATAACACTGGCAGTTCAACTGAAGAAGTTTCTCGAGGTGTGGCAGTGGAGAAATTGGACAGTGTAAAGAAATGGGGCATAAACACATACAAG TGTACAAAGCAGATGTTCTCAGAGAGGTTTGGCAGAGGTTCAAGAACAGTAGACCTGGAACTGGAAGCTCAGATTGACGTGTTAAGAGAGACCAAGAGCAAGTATGAAAACATCCTAAGATTGGCCACTGCACTCACTACTCATTTTCAAAGCATGGTGCAGACACAACAGGCTTTAGGAGACACATTCACCGACCTCAGCCAGAAGTCCCCAGAGTTGCAG GACGAGTTTGGGTATaatgcagagacacaaaagcTGTTGTGTAGGAATGGCGAGGCCCTGCTCGGTGCCATTAACTTCTTTGTGTCCAGTGTCAACACCCTGGTAAACAAAACAATGGAGGATACTCTGTTGACCATTAAGCAGTATGAAAATGCAAG ACTTGAGTTTGATGCCTATCGTTCTGATCTGGAGGAGCTGAGTTTGGGCCCTAGGGATGCAGCTGCCATGGTCCGCATTGAGATGGCTCAGCATGACTATCAGATCCACAGAGACAAATATGAAAGGCTGCGTAGTGATGTCACCATCAAGCTTAAATTCCTGGAGGAAAACAAG gTGAAGGTTATGCACAAACAGCTGCTTCTCTTCCACAATGCTATCTCAGCTTACTTTGCTGGCAACCAGGAGCAGTTGGAACAAACTTTGATACAGTTCAATGTAAAGTTAAAGCCCCCAGGATCAGACAAGCCATCCTGGCTGGAGGAGCAGTAA
- the LOC126408092 gene encoding arfaptin-2-like isoform X5 — protein MVSGPNLNETSIVSGGYGGPAGGIIPTSTIKDIRMKSRGVGLPKSQSAASRLAQHTDLHPGSSNNNTGSSTEEVSRGVAVEKLDSVKKWGINTYKCTKQMFSERFGRGSRTVDLELEAQIDVLRETKSKYENILRLATALTTHFQSMVQTQQALGDTFTDLSQKSPELQDEFGYNAETQKLLCRNGEALLGAINFFVSSVNTLVNKTMEDTLLTIKQYENARLEFDAYRSDLEELSLGPRDAAAMVRIEMAQHDYQIHRDKYERLRSDVTIKLKFLEENKVKVMHKQLLLFHNAISAYFAGNQEQLEQTLIQFNVKLKPPGSDKPSWLEEQ, from the exons ATGGTGTCTGGACCCAACCTGAATGAAACCAGCATTGTCTCAGGCGGTTATGGAGGACCTGCAGGGGGCATCATTCCTACCAGCACCATCAAAG ACATTCGCATGAAATCCAGAGGTGTCGGCTTGCCTAAAAGTCAATCTGCAGCCAGTCGACTTGCCCAACACACAGACCTGCATCCAG GGTCATCAAACAATAACACTGGCAGTTCAACTGAAGAAGTTTCTCGAGGTGTGGCAGTGGAGAAATTGGACAGTGTAAAGAAATGGGGCATAAACACATACAAG TGTACAAAGCAGATGTTCTCAGAGAGGTTTGGCAGAGGTTCAAGAACAGTAGACCTGGAACTGGAAGCTCAGATTGACGTGTTAAGAGAGACCAAGAGCAAGTATGAAAACATCCTAAGATTGGCCACTGCACTCACTACTCATTTTCAAAGCATGGTGCAGACACAACAGGCTTTAGGAGACACATTCACCGACCTCAGCCAGAAGTCCCCAGAGTTGCAG GACGAGTTTGGGTATaatgcagagacacaaaagcTGTTGTGTAGGAATGGCGAGGCCCTGCTCGGTGCCATTAACTTCTTTGTGTCCAGTGTCAACACCCTGGTAAACAAAACAATGGAGGATACTCTGTTGACCATTAAGCAGTATGAAAATGCAAG ACTTGAGTTTGATGCCTATCGTTCTGATCTGGAGGAGCTGAGTTTGGGCCCTAGGGATGCAGCTGCCATGGTCCGCATTGAGATGGCTCAGCATGACTATCAGATCCACAGAGACAAATATGAAAGGCTGCGTAGTGATGTCACCATCAAGCTTAAATTCCTGGAGGAAAACAAG gTGAAGGTTATGCACAAACAGCTGCTTCTCTTCCACAATGCTATCTCAGCTTACTTTGCTGGCAACCAGGAGCAGTTGGAACAAACTTTGATACAGTTCAATGTAAAGTTAAAGCCCCCAGGATCAGACAAGCCATCCTGGCTGGAGGAGCAGTAA
- the LOC126408092 gene encoding arfaptin-2-like isoform X1, which translates to MADSIMSKAATMEIPINSNGDTGNLPEDDSLEQDLQQVMVSGPNLNETSIVSGGYGGPAGGIIPTSTIKGPAVRFNPEYLDRRRAPAPGPDIRMKSRGVGLPKSQSAASRLAQHTDLHPGSSNNNTGSSTEEVSRGVAVEKLDSVKKWGINTYKCTKQMFSERFGRGSRTVDLELEAQIDVLRETKSKYENILRLATALTTHFQSMVQTQQALGDTFTDLSQKSPELQDEFGYNAETQKLLCRNGEALLGAINFFVSSVNTLVNKTMEDTLLTIKQYENARLEFDAYRSDLEELSLGPRDAAAMVRIEMAQHDYQIHRDKYERLRSDVTIKLKFLEENKVKVMHKQLLLFHNAISAYFAGNQEQLEQTLIQFNVKLKPPGSDKPSWLEEQ; encoded by the exons ATGGCAGACAGTATCATGAGCAAGGCTGCTACCATGGAGATCCCCATTAACAGCAATGGAGATACAGGGAATCTGCCAGAGGATGACAGCCTAGAGCAG GATTTGCAGCAGGTGATGGTGTCTGGACCCAACCTGAATGAAACCAGCATTGTCTCAGGCGGTTATGGAGGACCTGCAGGGGGCATCATTCCTACCAGCACCATCAAAG GGCCTGCAGTTCGCTTCAACCCTGAGTATCTGGACAGAAGACGAGCCCCTGCACCAGGACCAG ACATTCGCATGAAATCCAGAGGTGTCGGCTTGCCTAAAAGTCAATCTGCAGCCAGTCGACTTGCCCAACACACAGACCTGCATCCAG GGTCATCAAACAATAACACTGGCAGTTCAACTGAAGAAGTTTCTCGAGGTGTGGCAGTGGAGAAATTGGACAGTGTAAAGAAATGGGGCATAAACACATACAAG TGTACAAAGCAGATGTTCTCAGAGAGGTTTGGCAGAGGTTCAAGAACAGTAGACCTGGAACTGGAAGCTCAGATTGACGTGTTAAGAGAGACCAAGAGCAAGTATGAAAACATCCTAAGATTGGCCACTGCACTCACTACTCATTTTCAAAGCATGGTGCAGACACAACAGGCTTTAGGAGACACATTCACCGACCTCAGCCAGAAGTCCCCAGAGTTGCAG GACGAGTTTGGGTATaatgcagagacacaaaagcTGTTGTGTAGGAATGGCGAGGCCCTGCTCGGTGCCATTAACTTCTTTGTGTCCAGTGTCAACACCCTGGTAAACAAAACAATGGAGGATACTCTGTTGACCATTAAGCAGTATGAAAATGCAAG ACTTGAGTTTGATGCCTATCGTTCTGATCTGGAGGAGCTGAGTTTGGGCCCTAGGGATGCAGCTGCCATGGTCCGCATTGAGATGGCTCAGCATGACTATCAGATCCACAGAGACAAATATGAAAGGCTGCGTAGTGATGTCACCATCAAGCTTAAATTCCTGGAGGAAAACAAG gTGAAGGTTATGCACAAACAGCTGCTTCTCTTCCACAATGCTATCTCAGCTTACTTTGCTGGCAACCAGGAGCAGTTGGAACAAACTTTGATACAGTTCAATGTAAAGTTAAAGCCCCCAGGATCAGACAAGCCATCCTGGCTGGAGGAGCAGTAA
- the LOC126408092 gene encoding arfaptin-2-like isoform X2 codes for MADSIMSKAATMEIPINSNGDTGNLPEDDSLEQDLQQVMVSGPNLNETSIVSGGYGGPAGGIIPTSTIKDIRMKSRGVGLPKSQSAASRLAQHTDLHPGSSNNNTGSSTEEVSRGVAVEKLDSVKKWGINTYKCTKQMFSERFGRGSRTVDLELEAQIDVLRETKSKYENILRLATALTTHFQSMVQTQQALGDTFTDLSQKSPELQDEFGYNAETQKLLCRNGEALLGAINFFVSSVNTLVNKTMEDTLLTIKQYENARLEFDAYRSDLEELSLGPRDAAAMVRIEMAQHDYQIHRDKYERLRSDVTIKLKFLEENKVKVMHKQLLLFHNAISAYFAGNQEQLEQTLIQFNVKLKPPGSDKPSWLEEQ; via the exons ATGGCAGACAGTATCATGAGCAAGGCTGCTACCATGGAGATCCCCATTAACAGCAATGGAGATACAGGGAATCTGCCAGAGGATGACAGCCTAGAGCAG GATTTGCAGCAGGTGATGGTGTCTGGACCCAACCTGAATGAAACCAGCATTGTCTCAGGCGGTTATGGAGGACCTGCAGGGGGCATCATTCCTACCAGCACCATCAAAG ACATTCGCATGAAATCCAGAGGTGTCGGCTTGCCTAAAAGTCAATCTGCAGCCAGTCGACTTGCCCAACACACAGACCTGCATCCAG GGTCATCAAACAATAACACTGGCAGTTCAACTGAAGAAGTTTCTCGAGGTGTGGCAGTGGAGAAATTGGACAGTGTAAAGAAATGGGGCATAAACACATACAAG TGTACAAAGCAGATGTTCTCAGAGAGGTTTGGCAGAGGTTCAAGAACAGTAGACCTGGAACTGGAAGCTCAGATTGACGTGTTAAGAGAGACCAAGAGCAAGTATGAAAACATCCTAAGATTGGCCACTGCACTCACTACTCATTTTCAAAGCATGGTGCAGACACAACAGGCTTTAGGAGACACATTCACCGACCTCAGCCAGAAGTCCCCAGAGTTGCAG GACGAGTTTGGGTATaatgcagagacacaaaagcTGTTGTGTAGGAATGGCGAGGCCCTGCTCGGTGCCATTAACTTCTTTGTGTCCAGTGTCAACACCCTGGTAAACAAAACAATGGAGGATACTCTGTTGACCATTAAGCAGTATGAAAATGCAAG ACTTGAGTTTGATGCCTATCGTTCTGATCTGGAGGAGCTGAGTTTGGGCCCTAGGGATGCAGCTGCCATGGTCCGCATTGAGATGGCTCAGCATGACTATCAGATCCACAGAGACAAATATGAAAGGCTGCGTAGTGATGTCACCATCAAGCTTAAATTCCTGGAGGAAAACAAG gTGAAGGTTATGCACAAACAGCTGCTTCTCTTCCACAATGCTATCTCAGCTTACTTTGCTGGCAACCAGGAGCAGTTGGAACAAACTTTGATACAGTTCAATGTAAAGTTAAAGCCCCCAGGATCAGACAAGCCATCCTGGCTGGAGGAGCAGTAA
- the LOC126408092 gene encoding arfaptin-2-like isoform X3 encodes MVSGPNLNETSIVSGGYGGPAGGIIPTSTIKGPAVRFNPEYLDRRRAPAPGPDIRMKSRGVGLPKSQSAASRLAQHTDLHPGSSNNNTGSSTEEVSRGVAVEKLDSVKKWGINTYKCTKQMFSERFGRGSRTVDLELEAQIDVLRETKSKYENILRLATALTTHFQSMVQTQQALGDTFTDLSQKSPELQDEFGYNAETQKLLCRNGEALLGAINFFVSSVNTLVNKTMEDTLLTIKQYENARLEFDAYRSDLEELSLGPRDAAAMVRIEMAQHDYQIHRDKYERLRSDVTIKLKFLEENKVKVMHKQLLLFHNAISAYFAGNQEQLEQTLIQFNVKLKPPGSDKPSWLEEQ; translated from the exons ATGGTGTCTGGACCCAACCTGAATGAAACCAGCATTGTCTCAGGCGGTTATGGAGGACCTGCAGGGGGCATCATTCCTACCAGCACCATCAAAG GGCCTGCAGTTCGCTTCAACCCTGAGTATCTGGACAGAAGACGAGCCCCTGCACCAGGACCAG ACATTCGCATGAAATCCAGAGGTGTCGGCTTGCCTAAAAGTCAATCTGCAGCCAGTCGACTTGCCCAACACACAGACCTGCATCCAG GGTCATCAAACAATAACACTGGCAGTTCAACTGAAGAAGTTTCTCGAGGTGTGGCAGTGGAGAAATTGGACAGTGTAAAGAAATGGGGCATAAACACATACAAG TGTACAAAGCAGATGTTCTCAGAGAGGTTTGGCAGAGGTTCAAGAACAGTAGACCTGGAACTGGAAGCTCAGATTGACGTGTTAAGAGAGACCAAGAGCAAGTATGAAAACATCCTAAGATTGGCCACTGCACTCACTACTCATTTTCAAAGCATGGTGCAGACACAACAGGCTTTAGGAGACACATTCACCGACCTCAGCCAGAAGTCCCCAGAGTTGCAG GACGAGTTTGGGTATaatgcagagacacaaaagcTGTTGTGTAGGAATGGCGAGGCCCTGCTCGGTGCCATTAACTTCTTTGTGTCCAGTGTCAACACCCTGGTAAACAAAACAATGGAGGATACTCTGTTGACCATTAAGCAGTATGAAAATGCAAG ACTTGAGTTTGATGCCTATCGTTCTGATCTGGAGGAGCTGAGTTTGGGCCCTAGGGATGCAGCTGCCATGGTCCGCATTGAGATGGCTCAGCATGACTATCAGATCCACAGAGACAAATATGAAAGGCTGCGTAGTGATGTCACCATCAAGCTTAAATTCCTGGAGGAAAACAAG gTGAAGGTTATGCACAAACAGCTGCTTCTCTTCCACAATGCTATCTCAGCTTACTTTGCTGGCAACCAGGAGCAGTTGGAACAAACTTTGATACAGTTCAATGTAAAGTTAAAGCCCCCAGGATCAGACAAGCCATCCTGGCTGGAGGAGCAGTAA
- the LOC126408092 gene encoding arfaptin-2-like isoform X6 has protein sequence MVSGPNLNETSIVSGGYGGPAGGIIPTSTIKGSSNNNTGSSTEEVSRGVAVEKLDSVKKWGINTYKCTKQMFSERFGRGSRTVDLELEAQIDVLRETKSKYENILRLATALTTHFQSMVQTQQALGDTFTDLSQKSPELQDEFGYNAETQKLLCRNGEALLGAINFFVSSVNTLVNKTMEDTLLTIKQYENARLEFDAYRSDLEELSLGPRDAAAMVRIEMAQHDYQIHRDKYERLRSDVTIKLKFLEENKVKVMHKQLLLFHNAISAYFAGNQEQLEQTLIQFNVKLKPPGSDKPSWLEEQ, from the exons ATGGTGTCTGGACCCAACCTGAATGAAACCAGCATTGTCTCAGGCGGTTATGGAGGACCTGCAGGGGGCATCATTCCTACCAGCACCATCAAAG GGTCATCAAACAATAACACTGGCAGTTCAACTGAAGAAGTTTCTCGAGGTGTGGCAGTGGAGAAATTGGACAGTGTAAAGAAATGGGGCATAAACACATACAAG TGTACAAAGCAGATGTTCTCAGAGAGGTTTGGCAGAGGTTCAAGAACAGTAGACCTGGAACTGGAAGCTCAGATTGACGTGTTAAGAGAGACCAAGAGCAAGTATGAAAACATCCTAAGATTGGCCACTGCACTCACTACTCATTTTCAAAGCATGGTGCAGACACAACAGGCTTTAGGAGACACATTCACCGACCTCAGCCAGAAGTCCCCAGAGTTGCAG GACGAGTTTGGGTATaatgcagagacacaaaagcTGTTGTGTAGGAATGGCGAGGCCCTGCTCGGTGCCATTAACTTCTTTGTGTCCAGTGTCAACACCCTGGTAAACAAAACAATGGAGGATACTCTGTTGACCATTAAGCAGTATGAAAATGCAAG ACTTGAGTTTGATGCCTATCGTTCTGATCTGGAGGAGCTGAGTTTGGGCCCTAGGGATGCAGCTGCCATGGTCCGCATTGAGATGGCTCAGCATGACTATCAGATCCACAGAGACAAATATGAAAGGCTGCGTAGTGATGTCACCATCAAGCTTAAATTCCTGGAGGAAAACAAG gTGAAGGTTATGCACAAACAGCTGCTTCTCTTCCACAATGCTATCTCAGCTTACTTTGCTGGCAACCAGGAGCAGTTGGAACAAACTTTGATACAGTTCAATGTAAAGTTAAAGCCCCCAGGATCAGACAAGCCATCCTGGCTGGAGGAGCAGTAA